The Ciconia boyciana chromosome 4, ASM3463844v1, whole genome shotgun sequence DNA window AGGCATGCAAGAGAAGATGCCTAaagtcaaaactgaaatatcagGAATACACTCAAAAAGTGAGAcagaaaaggactgaaaaatggTAAGTGATCTGATGTAATAGATTTAAGCTCCACCAAGCAGCTCGCTAGGTGCCACACACAGAAGCGAAGGCTGTTGTGAGATCTCTGCTACACAGGCAGCCTGCAACAGACTAACAGAAAAGACAGCATATCCCAATgcaatacacacacaaaaaaaaaaattcaaaaaaccACAGTGAGAATTTACAGCATCAATATAcacattaattaattaagttacattaaaaaagaaccCTCTCCCAAACCTCAGGAGAAACCCCCATTCTCGTTGTATTGGCAGCCACTGGTACCTCTCGCTGCTGGAAGCCTCCCAGGAAGCAGTGACGACTTGCACTTGGGACTCTGCCCACTTTCACTTTCTAGATGTAAGTGGACCAGCAGGACAAAGACAAATATTCccacctgctcctgcctcccaaACACCTAATGTTGCCTAATTTCTACAACAAactcaaaacaataaaaagccccccaaaatcTAGAAATCACAATCATTGCATGAATAGTTGATGAAAAATCCTTCGTGAcatttatatattaatttatatattatataaacatatatatttatatatgtcaTATTTATATATGACATCTATATGGACAATAACTCGGAGGCAGGGGGGATGACATGACCCCCAAAATATTCTGCAAGGTATTTGCAGATAGAGGAAAAACTCTTCcaccagcaaagctgcagatgctatagagaaaggaaaaatttaaaataataataataataataatttttaaaaaagagtgacaaactaaaaatatttgtcaataAGAAATAGAGGAAAACATGCATTAACTCATATATACAAATAATATCAGagcatgaaataagaaaaatagatgTTGGTAGGcaaagaaacttgaaaataagAACCAAAAAAGACAACTCACAAAATAGACAAAAAGGAAACCCTGAAATGcatccccagcacagctgccccAAAAGCCTCTGCTGCCACGTTTTCACATCCCCCGCTGAACTGTAACAGCACAGGAGCCGGGCGCCCCCACCCCAACAGCAGCCCTAGGAAAGAACCAGCTCCCCTTCCCTAGGGCAGGGCTACTTCCTGCTCACACTTTGACAAGCACAACAAAAGCcctcaggagaaagaaaacagaaagcaaaactgaaaatggaaacaggGAAATTCTGTCTAGATGATGATGAAAGGAAAGCCGTCGCACCACATAAAGCCGGCCGCCCGGCAGCACCCCAAGCACGGCGCCCACACGCACCACCACCCAGCCCGACCAGGCTCCTGCCCAGCaccacccacagccccaccatGGCTGCGCCCGCATCCCCACAGCCCCGCCTGCGGCACGGCGCCCCGgcgctcctgctcctcctgacGGCTCTCGCCACCACCCTCGCCTGCCACCACCTGCGTCCCCGCGACGCCACCTTCCCCTGGGacagcctccagctcctccaggccGTGGCTCCCAGCCCGCCACAGCCCTGCCACCACCAGCACGCGCCCTTCCCCTTCCCCGACACCCTCCTCCACACCAACCCCCCACAGCAAGCCGCTGCCACCGCCCTACGCATCCTCCAGCACCTCTTCGCCACcctcagcagccccagcacgcCCCCACACTGGGACGCACAGGCACGCCACCACCTCCTCAACAGCCTCCAGCATTACAAACATGACCTGGAGCAATGCCTGCCAACTGACAGGATGCTCTTCAAAAGGCAAGGGCCCCGCAACCTGCTGCTCAGCATCAACAAATACTTCCGGCACATCCAGGACTTCCTCCACACCCACAACCACAGCGCCTGCGCCTGGGACCACGTCCGCCTCGAAGCTCGCGTCTGCTTCCAACGCCTCCACAACCTCACCCGCGCCATGCGCAACTAGCCCAACGACCCCGACCAACCCGCTCGGCCCCACGCACCCCCACCACCACTTCTGGGCCACCGCCCCATCCCCACCGCTGCTCTCCCGCCTCCCCTGACCCACGGCAAGAGCCGCTGCAAGAACGGCCCCGCACCCTCGGCCTCCACTGACTGCTCCTCTATTTATACAACTTATTCTATTTATTCTGACAATGGGTTTTATCTATTTATTCACCTATTTATTACTCgacagaaaataaagacctCTTGCAAAAAGCTTGCCAGCGCCTCTTGTCTCAGGAGCACGGGAACGAGCctttggggcggggggaagcCACCGCCACTCAACACCTACTCCAAGCCCTGCTCCAAACAGGGCTCTGCGGAGCCCCTGCCCACTCTTCTCTTGGGCACCTCCCCAAGGAGGCACTTTCCCCAACCTctttgcccagagaggtggtagaagccccatccctggaaacattcaaggtcaggttggatggggctctgagcaacctgatcttgTTGAGGACGTCCCTGCTCATTGCtgggggtttggactagatcacctttaaaggtccctcccaacccaaaccattcgATGATTCTACGAAGGAGAGGCACAGCAGAGATCGCTTTGATTA harbors:
- the LOC140650654 gene encoding interferon-like, producing the protein MAAPASPQPRLRHGAPALLLLLTALATTLACHHLRPRDATFPWDSLQLLQAVAPSPPQPCHHQHAPFPFPDTLLHTNPPQQAAATALRILQHLFATLSSPSTPPHWDAQARHHLLNSLQHYKHDLEQCLPTDRMLFKRQGPRNLLLSINKYFRHIQDFLHTHNHSACAWDHVRLEARVCFQRLHNLTRAMRN